One Peptostreptococcus equinus genomic window carries:
- a CDS encoding UDP-N-acetylmuramoyl-L-alanyl-D-glutamate--2,6-diaminopimelate ligase, producing MKLSNIMDGIEYRVGVTNNDLDIIEIEDIVYDSRKAKKNTIFVAVKGETVDGHDYVRNAYENGCRAFVLNKTLELDKECIQFIVEDSRATLSKMSKNFFLDPTSQIKVIGVTGTKGKTTITNYIKTVLTECGLNTGVIGTNGVFYNDIVEKTVNTTPESYEIEKSIRKMVDAGVKCVAMEVSSGGLMMQRVDDISFDIGVYTNLSPDHIGPKEHPSFEHYRDSKAKLFKLCKHGIINIDDENAQYIIENASCDISTFSIDKESDFKAENIVLTRGEDSLGVNFDFIEKGKKATNTHICSPGRFSIYNALAVIATCKYFDIDKKAMLEALSKAKVDGRVEVLPVLPYATVVVDYAHNGMSLENVLQTLLKYKPNRMICLFGSVGGRTAIRRRELGDVAAKLCDVSILTTDNPDDEDPMQIINDIAESFIDSKCKVMKIEDRGNAIYEALKMAQKGDMIVIAGKGHEKYQYINGQRVFYDEKAEVINAAKKVLEERNK from the coding sequence ATGAAGCTCTCAAATATTATGGATGGCATAGAATATAGAGTTGGTGTCACTAATAATGATTTGGATATAATAGAAATAGAAGATATAGTTTATGATTCTAGAAAAGCAAAAAAAAATACTATATTTGTGGCTGTGAAAGGTGAGACAGTGGATGGGCATGATTATGTAAGAAATGCCTATGAAAATGGATGTAGGGCTTTTGTATTAAATAAGACTTTAGAATTAGATAAAGAATGTATACAGTTTATTGTAGAAGATTCTAGAGCTACTTTGTCAAAGATGTCAAAAAATTTCTTCCTTGATCCAACTAGTCAGATCAAGGTAATAGGTGTAACAGGTACAAAGGGAAAAACAACAATTACAAACTATATAAAGACAGTTCTCACTGAATGTGGATTAAATACAGGTGTAATAGGAACTAATGGTGTTTTTTATAATGATATAGTAGAAAAAACAGTTAATACTACACCTGAAAGCTATGAAATAGAAAAAAGTATCAGGAAGATGGTTGATGCTGGTGTGAAATGTGTAGCTATGGAAGTTAGTTCAGGTGGGTTAATGATGCAAAGAGTTGATGATATTAGTTTTGATATAGGCGTATATACAAACTTATCACCAGATCATATAGGGCCAAAGGAACATCCAAGTTTTGAACATTATAGAGATTCAAAAGCTAAATTATTTAAATTATGTAAGCATGGAATTATTAATATAGATGATGAGAATGCACAATATATTATTGAAAATGCAAGTTGTGATATTTCGACTTTTTCTATAGATAAAGAAAGTGACTTCAAAGCAGAAAATATTGTTCTTACAAGAGGCGAAGATAGCTTAGGCGTAAATTTTGATTTTATAGAAAAAGGAAAAAAAGCTACTAATACTCACATATGTTCTCCAGGCAGATTTAGCATTTATAATGCACTTGCTGTAATAGCGACTTGCAAGTATTTTGATATAGACAAAAAAGCTATGCTTGAAGCTTTAAGTAAAGCTAAGGTGGATGGAAGGGTGGAAGTATTACCTGTATTGCCATATGCAACGGTAGTAGTTGACTACGCTCACAATGGTATGAGCCTTGAAAATGTATTGCAAACATTATTAAAATATAAGCCTAATAGAATGATTTGTCTTTTTGGATCTGTTGGTGGTAGAACTGCCATCAGGAGAAGAGAATTAGGCGATGTCGCTGCTAAATTATGCGATGTTTCTATATTAACTACAGATAATCCGGATGATGAAGATCCGATGCAGATAATAAATGATATAGCAGAATCATTTATCGATTCAAAGTGTAAAGTAATGAAGATAGAAGATAGAGGTAATGCTATATATGAGGCATTAAAAATGGCTCAAAAAGGTGACATGATAGTTATTGCTGGAAAAGGTCATGAAAAATACCAATATATAAATGGTCAAAGAGTTTTTTATGATGAAAAAGCAGAAGTTATCAACGCTGCGAAGAAAGTATTAGAAGAAAGAAATAAATAA
- the ychF gene encoding redox-regulated ATPase YchF — translation MKLGIVGLPNVGKSTLFNAITQAGAESANYPFCTIDPNVGVVSVPDKRLDVLKELYESKKIVQTAIEFVDIAGLVKGASKGEGLGNKFLSNIREVDAIVHVVRCFEDSNVVHVDGSINSLRDIETINLELIFSDMDILGRRIAKTIKALKADKKLQSELDILNKLMETLEDGKSIRTMDLNEEEWAFVNTLDLLTSKPVIYVANVCEDDLANDGSDNELVKAVREFAATENSEVVVICAQIEAEISELETDEEKIEFLETLGLSESGLDKLIRSSYHLLGLISFLTAGPQEVRAWTVKKGSKAPQAGGKIHSDIERGFIKAETIAYEDLVEHRTMSAAKEKGLVRLEGKEYVVKDGDVILFKFNV, via the coding sequence ATGAAATTAGGAATAGTGGGATTACCAAATGTTGGTAAAAGTACACTTTTTAATGCAATAACACAGGCTGGTGCTGAATCAGCAAATTACCCATTCTGTACAATAGATCCAAATGTAGGTGTGGTATCCGTACCAGATAAGAGATTAGATGTTTTAAAAGAATTATATGAATCTAAAAAAATTGTTCAAACAGCTATAGAGTTTGTCGATATTGCAGGATTAGTAAAGGGTGCATCAAAAGGAGAAGGTTTAGGAAATAAATTCCTTTCAAATATAAGAGAAGTGGATGCAATTGTACATGTTGTAAGATGTTTTGAAGATTCAAATGTTGTACATGTTGATGGAAGTATAAACTCACTAAGAGATATAGAAACTATAAACTTAGAATTAATTTTCTCTGATATGGATATTTTAGGAAGAAGAATAGCAAAAACTATAAAGGCATTAAAAGCTGATAAAAAGCTGCAATCTGAATTAGACATATTAAATAAGTTGATGGAAACATTGGAAGATGGAAAATCTATTAGAACAATGGATTTAAATGAAGAGGAGTGGGCATTTGTAAATACACTTGATCTTTTAACTTCTAAACCAGTTATATATGTTGCTAATGTTTGTGAAGATGATTTAGCCAATGATGGATCTGATAATGAGCTGGTTAAGGCTGTAAGAGAATTTGCGGCAACTGAAAACTCAGAAGTAGTTGTAATATGTGCACAAATAGAAGCAGAAATTTCTGAGCTTGAAACTGATGAAGAGAAGATAGAATTTCTTGAGACTCTTGGCCTATCTGAATCAGGTTTGGATAAGTTGATAAGATCATCATATCATTTGTTAGGGTTAATATCTTTCTTAACGGCGGGTCCTCAGGAAGTTAGAGCTTGGACAGTAAAAAAAGGTTCAAAGGCACCTCAAGCAGGCGGTAAGATACATTCAGATATAGAAAGAGGATTTATTAAGGCTGAAACAATAGCATATGAAGATTTAGTAGAACATAGAACTATGTCTGCAGCAAAAGAAAAAGGACTTGTAAGATTAGAAGGTAAAGAATACGTTGTTAAAGATGGAGATGTTATCCTATTTAAATTCAACGTTTAA